One Clostridiales bacterium genomic window carries:
- a CDS encoding sugar phosphate isomerase/epimerase family protein yields MKLSIAIASKGSPPSAFVVWRGFEDSIRKAAELGYDGVELALKSADEVNPEKLARLLDNLNLKVSCISTGQIFASLGLYFTQEDLELRKKMLDVFSKLIYLAKDFGKIINIGRVRGFIAKGRTKEKAENLFIDMVNRLCDIADPLGVTIVVEPVNRYEINFINNLDEGSDLIKKVGYTNIGLMPDVFHMNIEDDNIGESIIRNGNLIKYIHFADSNRLAPGQGHINFDEVFNALKKIQFNGWASIEILPKPDPDTAALQAAKFIIPRIRNYNKLK; encoded by the coding sequence ATGAAACTCTCGATAGCTATCGCGTCAAAGGGTTCTCCACCTTCGGCATTTGTTGTTTGGAGGGGATTTGAAGACTCTATTAGAAAAGCGGCAGAGCTTGGATATGACGGTGTCGAGTTAGCGCTTAAAAGTGCTGATGAAGTTAATCCTGAAAAGCTTGCACGGCTATTGGATAATTTGAATCTTAAAGTAAGCTGTATAAGCACAGGGCAAATTTTTGCATCATTGGGTCTCTATTTTACTCAGGAAGATTTAGAGTTAAGGAAAAAGATGCTGGATGTTTTTTCAAAGCTTATATATCTTGCAAAAGATTTCGGGAAGATAATAAATATAGGAAGAGTAAGGGGCTTCATTGCAAAAGGCCGGACTAAAGAAAAAGCAGAAAATCTTTTTATAGATATGGTTAACAGATTATGCGATATAGCGGATCCATTGGGCGTAACTATTGTCGTAGAGCCAGTCAATCGCTATGAAATCAATTTTATCAACAATCTTGACGAAGGCAGCGACTTAATAAAAAAAGTGGGTTATACTAATATAGGTCTTATGCCTGATGTTTTTCATATGAACATAGAGGATGACAATATAGGCGAAAGTATAATACGCAACGGAAATTTAATAAAATATATACATTTTGCCGACTCCAATAGGCTCGCTCCCGGTCAGGGGCATATTAATTTCGATGAAGTATTCAATGCGCTCAAAAAAATACAGTTTAATGGATGGGCTTCTATTGAGATACTTCCGAAACCTGATCCTGATACTGCTGCTCTTCAAGCGGCAAAATTTATTATCCCAAGAATAAGGAACTATAATAAATTAAAATAG
- the rpiB gene encoding ribose 5-phosphate isomerase B, whose translation MDKDVIWIGNDHGGYELKLQIMEYLKQNNYKVHNVGCDSTKIVRYPYYGAKVAGAVSRGEAARGILICSTGIGMSIIANKFKGVRASLCTSTYMGKMTRAHNNSNILCLGGKITGVFEALDILQAWLNTEYQGGRHDISLGLIEEAERTLCNEGGWTPSGPMK comes from the coding sequence ATGGATAAAGATGTAATCTGGATAGGAAACGACCATGGAGGCTACGAACTAAAGCTCCAGATCATGGAATATTTGAAACAGAATAATTACAAAGTACATAACGTGGGCTGCGACTCGACTAAGATCGTAAGGTACCCTTATTATGGGGCAAAGGTGGCAGGTGCTGTTTCGCGCGGCGAAGCAGCAAGAGGGATATTAATATGTTCCACTGGTATTGGCATGAGCATAATTGCTAATAAGTTCAAGGGCGTGAGGGCGTCTCTTTGTACCAGTACTTATATGGGAAAAATGACACGGGCTCATAATAACTCGAATATTCTATGCCTTGGAGGTAAAATAACCGGTGTATTTGAAGCATTAGATATTCTTCAAGCCTGGCTGAATACCGAATACCAAGGCGGAAGGCACGATATTTCATTGGGTTTAATCGAGGAAGCCGAACGGACATTATGCAACGAGGGCGGCTGGACCCCTAGCGGACCAATGAAATAA
- a CDS encoding HAD family phosphatase — protein MDFKAAIFDLDGTLIDSMGVWEKIDIDFLAKRNLTVPENYVGEICTKSFKEAAIYTISLFGLHESTEAIISEWNRMAIDEYSHRVPLKPHAKEYLLFLKNHGIKLGTATALPRVLYEPVLKNNGVYDLFDAFASTDEVKRSKESPDIYLLAAEKLDVCPGKCIAFEDVLPGIQGIISARMTAYGVYDKYSKNEKTAIQKLSKCYIYDFAEMMDVNSFVSRNT, from the coding sequence CTGGACTTCAAAGCTGCAATTTTTGATCTGGATGGAACACTGATCGACTCCATGGGAGTATGGGAGAAAATCGATATCGATTTTCTGGCAAAGAGAAATCTGACTGTGCCTGAAAACTATGTCGGCGAAATCTGTACAAAAAGTTTTAAAGAAGCAGCTATTTATACAATTTCTTTATTCGGCTTACATGAAAGCACAGAGGCCATCATTAGTGAATGGAACAGAATGGCTATCGATGAATACAGCCATCGTGTCCCGTTAAAACCCCATGCAAAAGAATATCTGCTGTTCTTGAAAAACCATGGTATCAAGCTCGGAACGGCTACCGCCCTTCCAAGGGTTCTTTATGAGCCGGTGCTAAAGAACAACGGCGTGTATGATTTATTTGACGCATTTGCTTCGACCGATGAAGTAAAACGCAGCAAGGAGAGTCCTGACATTTATCTGCTGGCGGCAGAAAAGCTTGATGTCTGTCCCGGCAAGTGCATCGCCTTTGAAGACGTCCTGCCCGGAATACAAGGCATAATCTCGGCAAGAATGACAGCATACGGGGTGTATGATAAATATTCTAAAAACGAAAAAACCGCCATCCAGAAACTATCCAAGTGTTATATTTACGACTTCGCAGAAATGATGGATGTAAATTCGTTTGTAAGTCGAAATACCTGA
- a CDS encoding DMT family transporter — MKTLKADLCLLGITVLWGASFPVMSIVLKNKYFLPYSYIAFRNMLAALIMALIFHKRFKKINVIAVKGAFLIGISLLLGSIFQVVGLVYTTPSKSGFITGLNVVFVPVMIAILYKKFPDGKTIFGIILSLIGLGFISINGINGINIGDVLTLLGAICFSSQILFVDRYSRECDVLLLACLETFVVGILAFIPAIGVEGLHIVLNPYSIFALIFTSVFCSAIAMSVQNKMQPLTQPTHAAIIYLAEPVFGAIFSTFIGDALTGRELLGCAFIFLGMIVLNIKFNFSILKTANR, encoded by the coding sequence ATGAAGACACTTAAGGCGGATCTATGTTTGCTCGGAATTACCGTGTTATGGGGCGCGAGCTTTCCTGTAATGAGCATAGTATTAAAAAATAAATATTTTCTTCCATATTCCTATATAGCTTTTAGAAACATGCTGGCTGCTTTAATTATGGCGCTGATTTTTCATAAGCGGTTTAAAAAAATAAATGTTATAGCAGTAAAGGGTGCTTTTTTAATCGGAATATCGCTTCTGCTCGGCAGTATATTTCAGGTTGTGGGGCTTGTTTATACAACTCCCAGCAAGTCGGGTTTTATAACGGGGCTTAATGTTGTTTTTGTACCTGTTATGATAGCTATATTGTACAAAAAATTCCCCGATGGGAAGACGATATTCGGCATCATATTATCGCTTATAGGACTCGGGTTTATATCCATAAATGGAATAAACGGCATAAATATCGGAGATGTTCTTACTCTTTTGGGCGCCATATGTTTTTCATCTCAGATACTGTTTGTCGATAGATACAGCAGGGAATGCGACGTGCTTCTTCTTGCCTGCCTCGAAACATTTGTGGTAGGCATCCTTGCGTTTATACCTGCTATAGGGGTTGAAGGGCTGCATATTGTACTCAACCCGTATTCGATATTTGCTTTAATATTCACATCTGTATTTTGCTCAGCAATAGCTATGTCGGTTCAAAATAAAATGCAGCCTCTGACGCAGCCAACGCATGCGGCAATCATCTACCTTGCAGAACCAGTATTCGGAGCTATATTTTCGACATTTATAGGAGATGCCCTCACAGGCAGGGAACTCTTAGGATGCGCGTTCATCTTCTTAGGCATGATCGTGCTTAATATAAAGTTTAATTTCAGTATCCTTAAAACTGCAAACAGATAA
- a CDS encoding aminotransferase class I/II-fold pyridoxal phosphate-dependent enzyme has product MNMEDMILPKIKNIPPSGIRKYFDIINEMENVISLGIGEPDFVTPWNIREASIYSLEKGHTHYSANAGLIELRKEIADYLKKNFCVSYNPEDQIIVTVGGSEAIDIALRALVGPGDEVIIPEPSFVAYKGCTAFAGATPKVVNLRAEDNFKLTPKLLENAITPKTKVLIFPFPNNPTGAIMTKDGIKAIVDVLKDKNIIVLSDEIYAELTYGKKHVSIASFPEMKDKTILVSGFSKAYAMTGWRLGYVCGHPSLISAMKKIHQYAIMCSPTMSQYAAIEALKNSYESVGEMVREYNRRRNVMVNGFRKMGLQCFEPQGAFYAFPSIKSTGLTSDEFCEKLLKTEKVLVIPGNAFGQCGEGFVRACYATSMDKIMEALKRIDNFIHSQVS; this is encoded by the coding sequence ATGAACATGGAGGATATGATACTGCCCAAAATTAAAAATATTCCTCCGTCAGGGATAAGGAAATATTTTGATATCATCAATGAGATGGAGAATGTCATATCCCTTGGAATCGGCGAACCGGATTTTGTTACACCGTGGAATATAAGGGAAGCGAGTATCTATTCCCTTGAAAAGGGGCATACTCATTATTCTGCAAATGCCGGGCTAATTGAGCTTCGAAAGGAAATTGCAGATTATTTGAAAAAGAATTTCTGTGTCAGCTATAATCCGGAAGATCAAATAATCGTTACTGTCGGGGGAAGCGAGGCGATAGATATTGCCTTAAGGGCGCTGGTGGGCCCGGGCGATGAAGTGATCATACCCGAACCGAGCTTTGTAGCATATAAGGGATGCACCGCATTTGCCGGAGCAACTCCTAAAGTCGTAAACTTAAGAGCCGAGGATAATTTCAAGCTTACTCCAAAACTTTTGGAGAATGCCATAACTCCAAAAACAAAAGTTCTGATTTTTCCTTTCCCGAATAATCCGACTGGTGCCATAATGACAAAAGATGGGATTAAGGCTATTGTGGATGTTTTAAAAGATAAGAATATCATAGTTTTATCAGATGAAATATATGCTGAACTTACATATGGGAAAAAGCATGTTTCGATAGCAAGTTTTCCTGAGATGAAGGACAAGACGATACTTGTCAGCGGTTTTTCAAAAGCATATGCCATGACAGGCTGGAGGCTTGGGTATGTCTGCGGGCATCCATCACTCATTAGCGCTATGAAAAAGATACACCAGTATGCGATAATGTGCTCTCCGACTATGTCGCAGTATGCAGCAATTGAGGCTCTTAAGAATAGTTATGAAAGTGTCGGTGAAATGGTCAGGGAGTATAACAGGAGAAGGAATGTGATGGTAAACGGTTTCAGAAAAATGGGGCTTCAATGCTTTGAACCCCAAGGAGCCTTTTACGCCTTCCCCAGCATAAAGTCCACCGGCCTTACATCGGATGAATTTTGCGAAAAGCTGTTAAAAACAGAAAAAGTACTGGTCATACCCGGGAATGCTTTCGGACAATGCGGAGAAGGATTCGTAAGGGCCTGCTATGCAACTTCCATGGACAAAATCATGGAAGCCTTAAAGAGGATTGATAATTTTATCCACTCACAGGTGTCATAA
- a CDS encoding Lrp/AsnC family transcriptional regulator has translation MEEILEILEKNSKLSAKEIAEMTGKGIEEVQKSIKEYEDKKIILGYMTLINWEKTDKESVMAFIEIKVTPQREYGFDKIAARIYRFPEVKACYLMSGGFDLAVIIEGKTMKEVALFVSQKLAVQEYVLSTATHFVLKKYKDEGVEFEGKEQDDREAIII, from the coding sequence ATGGAAGAGATTCTTGAAATTCTTGAGAAGAACAGCAAGTTGAGTGCGAAAGAAATAGCAGAGATGACAGGAAAGGGCATAGAAGAAGTTCAGAAGTCCATTAAAGAGTATGAAGATAAAAAAATCATCCTTGGCTATATGACATTGATTAATTGGGAAAAGACAGATAAAGAAAGCGTTATGGCCTTTATTGAAATCAAGGTGACTCCCCAGAGGGAATATGGCTTTGACAAGATCGCCGCGAGGATATACAGATTTCCCGAGGTAAAAGCTTGTTACCTTATGTCGGGCGGGTTTGACCTTGCCGTTATTATCGAGGGCAAAACGATGAAGGAAGTTGCGCTTTTTGTGTCTCAAAAACTGGCTGTGCAGGAATATGTTTTAAGCACTGCAACCCATTTTGTGCTTAAAAAGTATAAGGACGAGGGTGTTGAATTTGAAGGAAAGGAGCAGGATGACAGGGAGGCCATAATCATATGA
- a CDS encoding NAD(P)-dependent alcohol dehydrogenase: MKGLAMIDIGKVGWIEKEKPKVGIYDALVRPLAVAPCTSDIHTVFEGALGRRHDMILGHEAVGEVVEVGSEVKDFKPGDRVIVPAVTPDWRSMEVQRGFHQHSGGMLAGWKFSNFKDGVFAEYFHVNDADMNLALIPEGVSLEQAVMVSDMVTTGFHGVELADVKLGASVVVIGIGAVGLMSVAGAKLRGAGRLIAVGSRPKCVEVAKEYGATDIVNYKKGDIVEQIMKLTDGKGVDNVVVAGGTSESISQAIKMLKPGGSVGNVNYFGSGDTIPIPRIEWGSGMADKTIKGGLCPGGRVRMEALASLVKYKRVDPSKLVTHVFHGFDKLEEALLMMKNKQPDLIKPVVIID; encoded by the coding sequence ATGAAGGGTTTAGCTATGATAGATATTGGAAAGGTTGGCTGGATAGAAAAAGAAAAGCCTAAAGTTGGCATATATGATGCCTTGGTAAGACCTTTAGCTGTTGCCCCATGCACTTCTGATATACACACGGTATTTGAAGGCGCCTTGGGACGCAGACACGATATGATACTTGGACACGAAGCAGTAGGAGAAGTCGTTGAAGTAGGAAGCGAAGTCAAGGATTTTAAACCCGGTGACAGGGTTATTGTTCCTGCCGTAACTCCAGACTGGAGATCCATGGAGGTACAGAGGGGATTTCATCAGCATTCAGGCGGAATGCTTGCAGGATGGAAGTTCTCAAATTTTAAAGATGGTGTATTTGCCGAGTATTTTCATGTAAATGATGCGGATATGAACCTTGCCCTGATACCTGAAGGTGTTTCCTTGGAGCAGGCTGTTATGGTATCCGATATGGTGACAACCGGTTTTCATGGCGTAGAGCTTGCAGATGTAAAGTTAGGTGCATCAGTAGTCGTTATAGGAATAGGCGCGGTAGGTCTCATGTCGGTGGCAGGAGCGAAGCTGAGGGGAGCCGGCAGGCTTATAGCGGTAGGAAGCAGGCCTAAGTGTGTTGAGGTTGCAAAAGAGTATGGCGCAACGGATATCGTCAATTATAAAAAGGGAGATATAGTTGAGCAAATCATGAAATTAACGGATGGAAAAGGCGTTGATAATGTAGTAGTTGCCGGAGGCACATCCGAATCTATATCTCAGGCAATAAAGATGTTAAAGCCAGGTGGTTCGGTAGGGAATGTAAATTATTTCGGTTCAGGCGACACTATTCCGATCCCGAGAATTGAGTGGGGAAGCGGAATGGCTGATAAGACGATCAAAGGAGGGCTTTGCCCGGGAGGAAGAGTGAGAATGGAAGCTCTTGCAAGCCTTGTAAAATATAAGAGAGTTGATCCTTCCAAACTTGTTACCCATGTTTTCCATGGATTCGATAAGCTCGAAGAGGCTCTTCTCATGATGAAAAATAAACAGCCTGACCTTATAAAACCTGTTGTTATAATAGATTAA
- the sigI gene encoding RNA polymerase sigma-I factor yields MNLSILDPENRNAFIEENKGFIYACTEHICKRKLDWNNDDELSISLMAFNKACDTFNNSKGNFYSYAGIVIKNSLIDYFRKNKNIPVLEFEDQNEKKECIDLKISVSEYEKGIENKNRAEEIMMLSNELKEYGLSFEMLVKSSPSHEDTRNMLLNIAFLCTKNNMIMEYIKRKKQLPVNQIVSLTNTKRKKIEKWRRYLLALMLILSGKSYQYIKSYLNIKAGEKND; encoded by the coding sequence ATGAATTTGAGCATTCTTGACCCAGAAAACAGAAATGCATTTATTGAAGAAAATAAAGGATTTATATACGCCTGCACGGAGCACATATGCAAAAGGAAACTTGATTGGAATAATGATGATGAGCTAAGTATATCACTTATGGCATTTAACAAGGCATGCGATACGTTCAATAATTCCAAGGGTAATTTTTACAGCTATGCGGGTATAGTGATAAAAAATTCTCTTATAGATTACTTTAGGAAAAATAAAAATATACCTGTTCTTGAGTTTGAGGACCAGAATGAAAAAAAGGAATGTATTGATTTAAAAATCTCTGTTAGCGAATATGAAAAGGGTATTGAAAATAAAAACAGAGCGGAAGAAATAATGATGCTTTCAAATGAACTTAAAGAATATGGGCTGAGCTTTGAAATGCTGGTTAAATCTTCTCCCTCACATGAGGATACGAGGAATATGCTTTTGAACATAGCCTTTTTATGTACAAAAAATAATATGATAATGGAATATATAAAAAGAAAAAAACAATTGCCTGTAAATCAAATTGTAAGTCTGACGAATACAAAAAGAAAAAAAATAGAGAAATGGCGAAGATATCTTTTGGCGTTGATGCTGATATTATCAGGTAAAAGTTACCAATACATAAAATCTTATCTCAATATAAAAGCAGGTGAAAAAAATGATTAG
- a CDS encoding nitroreductase family protein, with amino-acid sequence MDVYEAILKRRAIRKFKQDKIKIDVLKKIINAARLAPQGSNMQPMKYIIVYEKQTVDKIFETTAWAGYIRPQADPKEGERPTAYIAVLADTEIKKSGYDTDAGAAVENMLLAAAGEGIGSCWLGAINRDRIRQILSIPERYRIHTLVALGYPAEHPVSEDENGSIKYYKDENGVLHVPKRKLNDIILDIK; translated from the coding sequence ATGGATGTATATGAAGCTATCTTAAAGAGAAGAGCTATTCGGAAGTTCAAACAGGACAAGATAAAAATAGATGTACTTAAAAAGATAATCAATGCTGCAAGATTGGCTCCTCAAGGATCTAATATGCAGCCGATGAAATATATCATAGTCTATGAAAAACAGACAGTAGACAAAATATTCGAAACAACAGCCTGGGCAGGTTATATAAGACCGCAGGCGGATCCTAAAGAAGGGGAAAGGCCTACTGCATATATCGCCGTCTTAGCTGATACAGAAATAAAAAAATCCGGTTATGATACAGATGCAGGTGCTGCAGTAGAAAATATGCTTTTAGCTGCCGCCGGGGAGGGAATAGGAAGCTGCTGGCTTGGCGCTATAAACAGGGACAGGATAAGACAGATACTATCCATCCCTGAAAGATATCGGATCCATACTTTGGTTGCCCTTGGCTATCCTGCTGAACATCCTGTTTCTGAAGATGAAAACGGCTCAATAAAATATTACAAAGATGAAAACGGGGTACTACATGTCCCAAAGAGGAAGTTAAACGATATCATATTAGATATCAAATGA
- the nagB gene encoding glucosamine-6-phosphate deaminase has product MKFIIAKDYDELSSIGAKIIKDQLNDKRDSVLGLATGSTPIGMYRKLVEEYDKGLDFSNIKTFNLDEYYGLPPVHPQSYRYFMDVNLFSHINIDKKNIHIPDGLCKNVEIECKNYDKAIENAGGIDLQVLGIGRNGHIGFNEPGSALMVGTHMTKLTEDTIRANSRFFDSYDDVPRFAITMGLGTIMKSRKIILLSSGPDKAPIMAKLIKPVVNTKVPASMLYLHNNVIVIMDTEAASYINPDELKSIAV; this is encoded by the coding sequence ATGAAATTTATTATTGCAAAGGATTATGATGAATTGAGCAGCATCGGAGCAAAGATTATAAAAGATCAGCTAAATGATAAGAGAGACAGTGTTTTAGGACTTGCGACAGGAAGCACGCCGATTGGCATGTACCGAAAACTTGTTGAGGAATACGACAAGGGGTTGGACTTTTCGAATATAAAAACATTCAACCTGGATGAATATTATGGATTGCCGCCGGTTCATCCCCAAAGTTACAGGTATTTTATGGATGTAAATTTGTTCAGCCATATAAATATAGATAAAAAAAACATCCATATACCAGATGGATTATGCAAAAATGTGGAAATCGAATGCAAGAATTACGATAAAGCCATTGAGAATGCTGGAGGAATAGACCTTCAGGTGCTTGGAATCGGCAGAAACGGACATATAGGATTCAATGAGCCCGGAAGCGCTTTGATGGTTGGAACGCATATGACAAAGCTTACAGAAGATACCATACGGGCAAATTCAAGATTTTTTGATTCTTATGACGACGTGCCGCGTTTTGCCATTACAATGGGGCTTGGTACGATTATGAAATCGAGAAAAATAATACTTCTATCATCCGGGCCGGATAAAGCACCGATAATGGCAAAGCTTATAAAACCGGTAGTGAACACTAAGGTGCCCGCATCGATGCTTTATCTTCATAATAATGTCATCGTAATAATGGATACTGAGGCGGCATCGTATATAAATCCGGATGAATTAAAGAGTATTGCCGTCTGA
- a CDS encoding GntR family transcriptional regulator: protein MMEINKKSPIPIYFQLKQIILNRIKKGEWLPDSPISSERELSEMFGVSRMTIRQALNELVSEGILYREKGKGTFVREQRIEQSDAMSFTEAALNQGLEACNIVKNFEIEVADMSVMERLGLDNYEDVYYIQRFRTIEKMIIGVEEMYIPVKYIGNIKKDDFKGSVYKLLKDKYDYSIDHVKTTLEAVITGPDELKLFNLKEPAPILKVTAVHVTDKGLNLYYEESLYRSDKYVFNVNIYRR, encoded by the coding sequence ATGATGGAGATAAATAAGAAAAGCCCTATCCCCATATACTTTCAGCTAAAGCAGATTATATTAAACAGGATAAAAAAAGGCGAATGGCTTCCTGATTCGCCTATTTCGAGCGAGAGGGAGCTTTCGGAAATGTTTGGAGTAAGCAGGATGACCATACGTCAGGCATTGAATGAGCTTGTGAGCGAAGGGATACTCTATAGAGAAAAAGGAAAGGGAACGTTTGTAAGAGAGCAGAGGATTGAGCAATCGGATGCCATGAGCTTTACCGAGGCAGCGCTAAATCAGGGACTTGAGGCATGCAATATCGTGAAAAACTTTGAAATAGAGGTTGCCGATATGAGCGTAATGGAGAGACTGGGACTCGATAATTACGAGGATGTTTATTATATCCAAAGATTCAGGACGATTGAGAAAATGATAATAGGCGTAGAAGAAATGTATATACCCGTAAAGTATATAGGAAATATAAAAAAAGACGATTTTAAGGGTTCTGTATATAAGCTTTTAAAAGATAAATATGATTACAGCATAGATCATGTAAAAACCACTCTGGAGGCTGTAATAACAGGGCCAGACGAGTTGAAGCTCTTTAACCTTAAAGAGCCTGCGCCTATACTTAAAGTTACGGCTGTGCATGTTACCGATAAGGGTTTGAATTTATATTATGAAGAATCCCTTTATAGATCTGATAAATATGTTTTCAATGTAAACATTTACAGGAGATGA
- the nagZ gene encoding beta-N-acetylhexosaminidase, whose protein sequence is MTRKLIALFIITAFIFLSGCSLIRNIKGNRKILGPQGKNPSSSDNAKDNNTVPPKQSTNGNNENKIQPKTNGTDPVKKQLDSMTLDEKLGQMVITGIDSYTADGNALKMINSYHVGGFIVLSQNVKNTSQLLGLLNSLKKANSKNKIPLFISVDEEGGRISRMPAEFANFPPNSTIGRANNAAFSYKVGVAIAHKIKSFGFNMDFAPVLDINSNPENPVIGDRSFGANANIVTKLGIQTVKGLKSQNVISVVKHFPGHGDTFVDSHIGLPSVNHSLDKLKSFELIPFQESIKNGVDGVMAAHILFPKIDADYPSSMSKSIITGILRNYLKYTGVIITDDMTMGAITKNYDIRSAAVKSVNAGCDIILVCHGHDNEVAVITALKSAVSKGTISKARVDESVYRILSLKRKYNINDNLIGSVDVKKINGEINALLRTLK, encoded by the coding sequence ATGACTAGAAAATTGATAGCATTATTCATAATAACAGCATTTATCTTTTTATCAGGATGCAGTCTGATAAGAAATATTAAAGGCAATAGAAAGATACTAGGACCGCAGGGCAAAAATCCCTCGTCAAGTGATAATGCAAAAGATAATAATACGGTGCCGCCAAAGCAGAGCACCAATGGCAATAACGAAAATAAAATACAGCCGAAAACCAATGGCACGGATCCTGTAAAGAAACAATTAGATAGTATGACGTTAGACGAAAAATTAGGTCAGATGGTTATAACAGGTATAGATTCATATACTGCAGACGGCAATGCATTGAAGATGATAAACAGCTACCATGTCGGCGGTTTTATTGTGCTGAGTCAAAATGTAAAAAATACGAGCCAGCTCCTCGGATTATTAAATTCATTAAAAAAGGCGAATTCAAAGAATAAAATTCCCCTGTTCATTTCTGTAGATGAAGAAGGAGGAAGAATAAGCAGAATGCCCGCAGAATTTGCAAATTTTCCCCCCAACAGTACAATCGGCAGAGCCAATAATGCCGCTTTTTCATATAAGGTGGGAGTTGCAATAGCGCATAAGATAAAATCATTTGGATTTAATATGGACTTTGCCCCGGTCCTCGACATAAACAGCAACCCTGAAAATCCTGTAATAGGGGACAGATCCTTTGGAGCAAATGCAAATATTGTTACAAAACTCGGCATTCAGACTGTCAAAGGTTTAAAGTCTCAAAATGTAATCTCCGTTGTAAAGCATTTTCCGGGGCATGGTGATACTTTTGTCGATTCGCATATAGGGCTCCCTTCAGTAAATCACAGCTTGGATAAGCTTAAAAGTTTTGAACTTATTCCATTTCAGGAATCGATAAAAAATGGTGTTGACGGGGTGATGGCGGCGCATATATTGTTTCCCAAGATAGATGCCGATTATCCGTCTTCAATGTCAAAATCTATCATAACCGGTATTTTGAGAAATTATCTTAAATATACAGGGGTCATAATTACGGACGATATGACGATGGGTGCGATTACTAAAAACTATGATATAAGAAGTGCGGCCGTTAAATCTGTAAATGCAGGGTGCGATATAATACTCGTCTGCCATGGACATGATAATGAAGTCGCCGTCATAACCGCGCTCAAAAGCGCAGTTTCAAAGGGCACCATAAGCAAAGCCAGAGTTGATGAAAGTGTTTACAGGATACTCAGTTTAAAGCGAAAATACAATATAAACGATAATTTGATCGGTTCCGTAGATGTAAAAAAGATAAACGGCGAGATCAATGCCCTCCTTAGAACATTGAAATAA
- a CDS encoding alpha/beta hydrolase family protein, with the protein MAFIECHFFSDVLGVSASISVLLPQEAKQQIGMEGSSRKGNYPTLYLLHGLSDDHTIWMRRTSIERYVSDMGLAVVMPEVGRSFYTDMKRGYNYFTYITEELPKVARSFFHLSDRREDNFIAGLSMGGYGAFKIALSCPEKYAAAASLSGVLDITAINMRNDIQSRSEAENVFGDLNNLKDSKNDVLYLAKKLDSSDGPKPMLYQACGTEDPLYENNQTFRNAIKDLSYDYTYEEGPGTHEWGFWDSYIQKVLKWLPLKNC; encoded by the coding sequence ATGGCATTTATCGAATGTCATTTCTTTTCAGATGTACTAGGAGTTTCAGCATCTATAAGCGTTTTACTGCCGCAGGAGGCTAAGCAGCAGATAGGGATGGAGGGATCTTCAAGGAAGGGTAACTATCCCACTCTTTATCTTCTCCACGGCCTTTCGGACGATCACACAATATGGATGAGAAGAACATCCATAGAAAGATATGTATCGGATATGGGACTTGCAGTTGTCATGCCCGAAGTAGGAAGAAGCTTTTATACCGATATGAAAAGGGGGTATAATTATTTTACCTACATAACGGAAGAACTTCCTAAGGTGGCACGCTCATTCTTCCACCTTTCAGACAGACGTGAGGATAATTTTATAGCCGGTCTATCCATGGGAGGGTACGGTGCATTTAAAATTGCACTCAGCTGCCCTGAAAAATATGCCGCGGCAGCAAGCCTCTCAGGTGTCCTTGACATAACCGCCATCAACATGAGAAACGATATACAAAGCCGTTCAGAAGCTGAGAACGTATTTGGAGACTTGAATAATCTTAAAGACAGTAAAAATGATGTTCTGTACCTTGCTAAAAAATTAGACTCATCCGATGGGCCAAAACCTATGCTTTACCAGGCCTGTGGAACTGAAGACCCTCTGTATGAAAACAATCAGACTTTTAGAAATGCCATCAAGGATTTAAGCTACGATTATACGTATGAGGAAGGTCCCGGCACGCATGAATGGGGTTTCTGGGACTCCTATATACAAAAAGTCTTGAAATGGCTTCCTCTGAAAAATTGCTAA